A single region of the Nocardioides sp. W7 genome encodes:
- a CDS encoding ABC transporter substrate-binding protein, producing the protein MLKKTLIAASAISLSAFALTACGGDSDSDSKGEDSGGAITMGFAQVGAESGWRTANTKSIEESADAEGVDLKFTDAQGKQENQIQAIRSYIQQKVDVIAFSPVVETGWDAVLQEAKAANIPVILTDRAVDSEDTSLYKTFLGSDFVVEGEKAGQWLVDNAADSDTNGDGKINVVQLEGTTGAAPAIDRAEGFASTTGSEPTIEVTASQTGDFTRDGGKQVMESFLQSDDTIDVVYAHNDDMGLGAIEAIEAAGKKPGVDIKIITVDAVKDGMTALAEGKINFIVECNPLLGPQLMDLAEKVVAGEEVEPRVLTEEGTFDQEQAKAALPDRQY; encoded by the coding sequence GTGCTGAAGAAGACTCTGATCGCCGCGAGCGCGATCTCCCTGAGCGCCTTCGCGCTCACCGCCTGCGGGGGCGACTCGGACAGCGACAGCAAGGGCGAAGACAGCGGCGGTGCGATCACCATGGGCTTCGCCCAGGTCGGTGCCGAGAGTGGTTGGCGCACCGCCAACACCAAGTCCATCGAGGAGTCGGCCGACGCCGAGGGTGTCGACCTGAAGTTCACCGACGCCCAGGGCAAGCAGGAGAACCAGATCCAGGCGATCCGGTCCTACATCCAGCAGAAGGTCGACGTCATCGCCTTCAGCCCGGTCGTCGAGACCGGCTGGGACGCCGTCCTGCAGGAGGCCAAGGCCGCCAACATCCCGGTGATCCTCACCGACCGCGCGGTCGACTCCGAGGACACCTCCCTCTACAAGACCTTCCTCGGCTCCGACTTCGTCGTCGAGGGCGAGAAGGCCGGCCAGTGGCTGGTCGACAACGCGGCCGACTCCGACACCAATGGCGACGGCAAGATCAACGTCGTCCAGCTGGAGGGGACCACCGGTGCGGCCCCGGCGATCGACCGCGCGGAGGGCTTCGCCTCGACCACCGGCTCGGAACCCACCATCGAGGTCACCGCCTCGCAGACCGGCGACTTCACCCGCGACGGCGGCAAGCAGGTCATGGAGTCCTTCCTGCAGTCCGACGACACGATCGACGTCGTCTACGCCCACAACGACGACATGGGCCTGGGGGCGATCGAGGCGATCGAGGCGGCCGGCAAGAAGCCCGGCGTGGACATCAAGATCATCACTGTCGACGCCGTCAAGGACGGGATGACCGCCCTCGCCGAGGGCAAGATCAACTTCATCGTCGAGTGCAACCCGCTGCTCGGTCCGCAGCTGATGGACCTGGCCGAGAAGGTCGTCGCCGGCGAGGAGGTCGAGCCCCGTGTCCTCACCGAGGAGGGCACCTTCGACCAGGAGCAGGCCAAGGCCGCCCTCCCGGACCGCCAGTACTGA
- a CDS encoding sugar ABC transporter ATP-binding protein produces the protein MTQTDVQSSETGAAGSAPVIEMRDISITFGSVRALSEVSLRLYPGEVHALMGENGAGKSTLIKALTGVYTIDAGTVLVEGEAHSFSSPAASQAAGISTVYQEVNLVPNLTVAENMLLGREPRRFGAINVRAMNRRARETLEGLGLDIDPSSVLGAHPIAVQQLVAIARAVDVDARVLILDEPTSSLDADEVTKLFEVMRRLRDQGVAIVFVSHFLDQVYEISDRMTILRNGRLVEERMVSETSQLELVKLMIGRELEALERLEREPPNTDAEVGTPVVKALGIGRKGSLQATDLELFEGEVVGIAGLLGSGRTELARLLYGADTVDTGELRFKSERRRLRSPRHAIDRKIAFSSEDRKAEGVVGDLTVADNMLLALQASRGWLRPIPQATRTRIVEQYVEALDIRPADPTALMRNLSGGNQQKVLLARWLITEPEVLILDEPTRGIDIGAKAQIQAKVAELAAAGLSVVFISAELEEVLRLSDRLVVMRDRRKIAERPNHDVSVSDVLEIIAGETREEEAPRA, from the coding sequence ATGACGCAGACGGACGTCCAGTCCTCGGAGACGGGCGCCGCCGGTTCGGCCCCCGTGATCGAGATGCGGGACATCTCGATCACCTTCGGCAGCGTCCGGGCGCTCAGCGAGGTGTCGCTGCGCCTCTACCCCGGCGAGGTGCACGCCCTGATGGGTGAGAACGGCGCCGGCAAATCCACCCTGATCAAGGCGCTCACCGGCGTCTACACGATCGACGCGGGCACCGTCCTGGTCGAGGGCGAGGCGCACAGCTTCTCCTCGCCGGCCGCCTCGCAGGCCGCCGGCATCAGCACGGTCTACCAGGAGGTCAACCTGGTGCCGAACCTGACCGTCGCCGAGAACATGCTGCTCGGCCGCGAGCCGCGACGCTTCGGCGCCATCAACGTCCGGGCCATGAACCGCCGGGCGCGCGAGACCCTCGAGGGCCTCGGGCTCGACATCGATCCCTCCTCGGTCCTCGGGGCGCACCCGATCGCGGTCCAGCAGCTGGTCGCGATCGCCCGGGCCGTCGACGTCGACGCGCGGGTGCTGATCCTCGACGAGCCCACCTCCAGCCTCGACGCCGACGAGGTGACGAAGCTGTTCGAGGTGATGCGCCGCCTGCGCGACCAGGGCGTCGCCATCGTCTTCGTCTCCCACTTCCTGGACCAGGTCTACGAGATCTCCGACCGGATGACCATCCTGCGCAACGGCCGCCTGGTCGAGGAGCGGATGGTCTCCGAGACCAGCCAGCTGGAGCTGGTCAAGCTGATGATCGGCCGGGAGCTGGAGGCGCTCGAGCGCCTGGAGCGGGAGCCCCCGAACACCGACGCCGAGGTCGGCACCCCGGTCGTGAAGGCGCTCGGCATCGGTCGCAAGGGGTCGCTGCAGGCCACCGACCTGGAGCTGTTCGAGGGCGAGGTCGTCGGCATCGCCGGCCTGCTCGGCTCCGGGCGGACCGAGCTGGCCCGGCTGCTCTACGGCGCCGACACCGTCGACACCGGCGAGCTGAGGTTCAAGTCCGAGCGTCGTCGGCTGCGCAGTCCCCGGCACGCGATCGACCGCAAGATCGCCTTCTCCAGCGAGGACCGCAAGGCCGAGGGCGTGGTCGGCGACCTGACCGTCGCCGACAACATGCTGCTGGCGCTGCAGGCCTCCCGCGGCTGGCTGCGTCCGATCCCGCAGGCCACCCGCACCAGGATCGTCGAGCAGTACGTCGAGGCGCTCGACATCCGCCCCGCCGACCCGACCGCGCTGATGCGCAACCTCTCCGGCGGCAACCAGCAGAAGGTGCTGCTGGCCCGGTGGCTGATCACCGAGCCCGAGGTGCTCATCCTCGACGAGCCCACCCGCGGCATCGACATCGGCGCCAAGGCGCAGATCCAGGCCAAAGTCGCCGAGCTCGCGGCCGCGGGGCTCTCGGTCGTCTTCATCTCCGCCGAGCTGGAGGAGGTGCTGCGGCTGAGCGACCGCCTCGTCGTGATGCGCGACCGCCGCAAGATCGCCGAGCGCCCGAACCACGACGTCAGCGTCAGCGACGTCCTCGAGATCATCGCGGGCGAGACCCGCGAGGAGGAGGCTCCCCGTGCCTGA
- a CDS encoding ABC transporter permease, translated as MPESSTLVQRALRHQLLWPLLALVALLVVNVVATPTFLNIRMQDGHLYGNVVDIVRNSAPVLLVALGMTLVIATRGIDLSVGAIAAIAGAVACTRIVGAGDEGALVTAVMASTYAVVVCVVLGAWNGFLVSVLGIQPIIATLILMVAGRGISMAVTDGQITTVNNGHFSDLASGFVLTLPLAFIIALGVFALTALLTRRTALGMLIEAVGINPEASRLAGVRARTIIWTVYAFSGLCAGIAGLVIAANTNSVNANSLGLWIELDAILAVVIGGTSLAGGRFSLTGTLIGALFIATLARTIPNIGIPSEINYLFKAIVVIAVCLLQSPKARAVFRVRRSGPAAPVLVKAGTAR; from the coding sequence GTGCCTGAGTCCTCGACCCTCGTCCAGCGGGCGCTGCGCCACCAGCTGCTGTGGCCGCTGCTGGCCCTGGTCGCCCTGCTCGTCGTCAACGTCGTCGCGACACCGACGTTCCTCAACATCCGGATGCAGGACGGCCACCTCTACGGCAACGTCGTCGACATCGTGCGCAACAGCGCCCCGGTGCTGCTCGTCGCCCTCGGCATGACCCTGGTCATCGCCACCCGCGGCATCGACCTCTCGGTCGGCGCGATCGCCGCGATCGCCGGCGCGGTGGCCTGCACCCGGATCGTCGGGGCCGGCGACGAGGGCGCCCTGGTCACCGCGGTGATGGCGTCGACGTACGCCGTCGTGGTCTGCGTCGTGCTCGGTGCCTGGAACGGCTTCCTGGTCTCCGTGCTCGGCATCCAGCCGATCATCGCGACCCTGATCCTGATGGTCGCCGGCCGCGGCATCTCGATGGCCGTCACCGACGGCCAGATCACCACGGTCAACAACGGCCACTTCAGCGACCTGGCATCCGGCTTCGTGCTCACCCTGCCGCTGGCCTTCATCATCGCGCTCGGGGTCTTCGCGCTCACCGCCCTGCTCACCCGTCGTACGGCGCTCGGGATGCTCATCGAGGCGGTCGGGATCAACCCGGAGGCCAGCCGCCTGGCCGGCGTCCGGGCGCGCACCATCATCTGGACCGTCTACGCCTTCTCCGGCCTGTGCGCGGGGATCGCCGGCCTGGTCATCGCGGCCAACACCAACTCGGTGAACGCCAACAGCCTCGGCCTGTGGATCGAGCTGGACGCCATCCTCGCCGTGGTCATCGGCGGTACGTCGCTGGCCGGCGGCCGGTTCTCGTTGACCGGCACCCTGATCGGCGCGCTGTTCATCGCGACCCTGGCCCGCACGATCCCCAACATCGGGATCCCCTCCGAGATCAACTACCTGTTCAAGGCGATCGTCGTGATCGCCGTCTGCCTCCTCCAGTCGCCGAAGGCGCGCGCCGTGTTCCGCGTCCGCCGGTCCGGCCCCGCCGCTCCCGTTCTCGTGAAGGCAGGTACCGCACGATGA
- the yjfF gene encoding galactofuranose ABC transporter, permease protein YjfF, giving the protein MSAATVPTSSTWDRVRGYSPPSRYLPVLATLALFIGLFGVGSVRYEGFGDAQVLLSLLIDNAFLIVLAVGMTFVILTGGIDLSVGSVVALSTMIAAKTLQLGWPPYLSIAAVLATGTLMGLLMGLLIHYFDIQPFIATLAGLFLARGLTYLISVESISISDETFTQLAFRTVYFGEYYLRWTAIIALVVVAVAAYVLARTRFGRTVYAIGGSESSAMLMGLRVAFTKVGVYVISGFCASLAGLLFSLYILSGNSLHAVGMELDAIAAVVIGGTLLTGGRGYVVGSLLGVLVLGIIKTLISFDGTLSSYWIRIITGILLLAFVVVQRFATRRQP; this is encoded by the coding sequence ATGAGCGCCGCCACCGTCCCCACCTCGTCGACCTGGGACCGCGTCAGGGGTTACAGCCCGCCCTCGCGCTACCTGCCGGTGCTCGCGACCCTCGCCCTCTTCATCGGGCTCTTCGGCGTCGGCAGCGTCCGCTACGAAGGCTTCGGAGACGCGCAGGTGCTGCTCAGCCTGCTGATCGACAACGCCTTCCTGATCGTGCTCGCCGTCGGCATGACGTTCGTGATCCTGACCGGAGGCATCGACCTCTCGGTCGGCTCGGTCGTCGCGCTCTCGACGATGATCGCCGCCAAGACGCTGCAGCTGGGCTGGCCGCCGTACCTCTCGATCGCAGCGGTGCTCGCCACCGGAACCCTGATGGGTCTGCTCATGGGCCTGCTCATCCACTACTTCGACATCCAGCCGTTCATCGCCACCTTGGCGGGGCTGTTCCTGGCCCGGGGGCTGACCTACCTGATCAGCGTCGAGTCGATCTCGATCAGCGACGAGACCTTCACCCAGCTGGCGTTCAGGACCGTCTACTTCGGCGAGTACTACCTGCGCTGGACGGCGATCATCGCGCTGGTCGTGGTCGCGGTCGCGGCGTACGTCCTGGCCCGCACCCGATTCGGCCGCACCGTCTACGCCATCGGAGGCAGCGAGAGCTCAGCGATGCTGATGGGCCTCCGGGTGGCGTTCACCAAGGTCGGCGTCTACGTCATCAGCGGCTTCTGCGCGTCGCTCGCCGGGCTGCTGTTCTCGCTCTACATCCTCTCCGGCAACAGCCTGCACGCGGTCGGCATGGAGCTGGACGCGATCGCCGCGGTGGTCATCGGCGGCACCCTGCTCACGGGTGGGCGGGGGTACGTCGTCGGCTCGCTGCTCGGCGTTCTCGTCCTCGGGATCATCAAGACCCTGATCTCCTTCGACGGGACCCTGAGCTCCTACTGGATCCGGATCATCACCGGGATCCTGCTGCTGGCCTTCGTCGTCGTCCAGCGCTTCGCCACGCGGCGGCAGCCGTGA
- a CDS encoding LacI family DNA-binding transcriptional regulator, translating to MTETAPRPPADRTPVMADVARLAGVSHQTVSRVVNGQSNLRPATREKVLQAIRQLGYRPNSAARALVTRRSATIGVIGSKAGYWGPSTVHRTIQAAGREAGYYVSSANLQSLNREDLLDAISHLRDQSVEAIVLIGGTDDALEVARAQEDLGTPVVVVEGDDAKTRWTVGVDQVAGAELGTSLLLELGHTEILHLAGPPSWAESRSRLLGWRNAMSAAGLRPSPYVEGDWSARSGYLAGLEIARSDDVTAVFCANDQMALGLLRALSERGRSVPGDVSVVGFDDIPEAAYLIPPLSTVRQDFTEVGRRVIELIQAALAGEPGPERLISPELVVRASSGPPPTRSKKRN from the coding sequence GTGACCGAGACCGCGCCACGCCCGCCGGCCGACCGGACGCCGGTGATGGCCGACGTCGCCCGGCTGGCCGGCGTCTCCCACCAGACCGTCTCGCGGGTGGTCAACGGCCAGAGCAACCTGCGCCCGGCGACCCGCGAGAAGGTCCTGCAGGCGATCCGCCAGCTCGGCTACCGGCCCAACAGCGCCGCACGTGCCCTGGTGACCCGCCGCTCGGCGACGATCGGGGTGATCGGTTCGAAGGCGGGCTACTGGGGCCCGAGCACGGTGCACCGCACCATCCAGGCGGCGGGCCGCGAGGCCGGCTACTACGTCAGCTCGGCCAACCTGCAGAGCCTGAACCGCGAGGATCTCCTCGACGCGATCAGCCATCTGCGCGACCAGAGCGTCGAGGCGATCGTGCTGATCGGCGGCACCGACGACGCGCTCGAGGTCGCCCGGGCCCAGGAGGACCTCGGGACCCCGGTCGTCGTGGTCGAGGGCGACGACGCCAAGACCCGCTGGACCGTCGGTGTCGACCAGGTCGCCGGCGCCGAGCTCGGCACCAGCCTGCTCCTCGAGCTGGGCCACACCGAGATCCTGCACCTCGCCGGGCCGCCGTCGTGGGCCGAGAGCCGCTCGCGGCTCCTCGGCTGGCGGAACGCGATGTCCGCCGCCGGACTGCGGCCCTCGCCGTACGTCGAGGGTGACTGGTCGGCGCGCAGCGGCTACCTGGCCGGACTCGAGATCGCCCGCAGCGACGACGTCACCGCGGTCTTCTGCGCCAACGACCAGATGGCGCTGGGCCTGCTGCGGGCGCTGTCGGAGCGCGGTCGGTCGGTCCCGGGCGACGTGAGCGTGGTCGGCTTCGACGACATCCCCGAGGCGGCGTACCTCATCCCGCCCCTGTCCACGGTCCGCCAGGACTTCACCGAGGTCGGCCGCCGGGTCATCGAGCTCATCCAGGCGGCCCTCGCCGGCGAGCCCGGCCCCGAGCGGCTGATCAGCCCCGAGCTCGTGGTCCGGGCCAGCAGCGGCCCGCCCCCGACCCGTTCGAAGAAGAGGAACTGA
- the araB gene encoding ribulokinase, translating into MSEQYVVGVDFGTLSGRAVVVRVSDGAELGTGVHEYPHAVLEERLPDGRSLPPDWALQVPEDYREVLRVAVPAAVAAAGIDPADVVGVATDFTACTMVPCLADGTPLVEAGYADRPHAYVKLWKHHAAQPQADRINHLAEERGEAWLPRYGGLISSEWEFAKGLELFEGDRDLYDLTDRWVEAADWIVWQLCGSYVRNACTAGYKGQLQDGAYPSVDYLEALAPGFGGFVEEKLEHRIGQLGERAGTLTAEAASWTGLPEGIAVAVGNIDAHVTAPAAQAVRAGQLVAIMGTSTCHVMSADVLREVPGMCGVVDGGIIAGSWGYEAGQSGVGDIFGWFVKHGVPASYAEAAAAEGESLHEHLTRLSATQEVGEHGLVALDWHSGNRSVLVDHELSGLVVGQTLATRPEDVYRALLEATAFGTRVIVETFRDSGVPVEEFIVAGGLARNALLMQTYADVTRLPLSIIDSEQGPALGSAIHAAVAAGSYPDVPTAAKSMGKVRASVYLPDEARAQAYDRLFEIYLDLHDHFGRRTTTMRRLKALRRAAVARRES; encoded by the coding sequence ATGTCCGAGCAGTACGTGGTGGGTGTCGACTTCGGCACGCTGTCGGGCCGGGCCGTCGTCGTCCGGGTCTCCGACGGCGCCGAGCTCGGCACCGGCGTCCACGAGTACCCCCACGCCGTCCTCGAGGAGCGGCTGCCCGACGGCCGCAGCCTGCCGCCGGACTGGGCGCTGCAGGTGCCCGAGGACTACCGCGAGGTGCTGCGGGTCGCCGTGCCGGCGGCGGTCGCGGCGGCCGGGATCGACCCGGCCGACGTGGTCGGCGTCGCCACCGACTTCACCGCCTGCACGATGGTGCCCTGCCTCGCCGACGGCACCCCGTTGGTCGAGGCCGGGTACGCCGACCGACCGCACGCCTACGTCAAGCTCTGGAAGCACCACGCCGCGCAGCCGCAGGCCGACCGGATCAACCACCTGGCCGAGGAGCGCGGGGAGGCGTGGCTGCCGCGGTACGGCGGGCTGATCTCCTCGGAGTGGGAGTTTGCGAAGGGCCTGGAGCTCTTCGAGGGGGACCGCGACCTCTACGACCTGACGGACCGCTGGGTCGAGGCCGCGGACTGGATCGTGTGGCAGCTGTGCGGGAGCTACGTCCGCAACGCCTGCACCGCGGGCTACAAGGGCCAGCTCCAGGACGGCGCCTACCCGAGCGTCGACTACCTGGAGGCGCTGGCTCCCGGCTTCGGCGGCTTCGTCGAGGAAAAGCTGGAGCACCGGATCGGCCAGCTCGGCGAGCGGGCCGGCACCCTGACCGCGGAGGCTGCGAGCTGGACCGGGCTGCCCGAGGGCATCGCGGTCGCGGTCGGCAACATCGACGCGCACGTCACCGCACCGGCGGCACAGGCGGTCCGAGCGGGGCAGCTGGTCGCGATCATGGGCACCTCCACCTGTCACGTGATGAGCGCCGACGTGCTCCGGGAGGTTCCCGGGATGTGCGGCGTCGTCGACGGCGGCATCATCGCCGGCTCCTGGGGCTACGAGGCCGGGCAGAGCGGGGTCGGCGACATCTTCGGCTGGTTCGTGAAGCACGGAGTGCCGGCGTCGTACGCCGAGGCCGCGGCCGCCGAAGGCGAGTCCCTGCACGAGCACCTGACCCGGCTCTCAGCGACCCAGGAGGTCGGTGAGCACGGCCTGGTCGCGCTGGACTGGCACTCCGGCAACCGCTCGGTGCTGGTCGACCACGAGCTCTCGGGCCTCGTGGTCGGCCAGACTCTGGCCACCCGGCCGGAGGACGTCTACCGCGCGCTGCTGGAGGCCACCGCGTTCGGCACCCGGGTGATCGTGGAGACCTTCCGCGACAGCGGGGTCCCGGTCGAGGAGTTCATCGTCGCCGGCGGGCTGGCCCGCAACGCCCTGCTGATGCAGACCTACGCCGACGTCACCCGGCTGCCGCTGTCGATCATCGACTCCGAGCAGGGTCCGGCCCTGGGCTCGGCCATCCACGCCGCCGTCGCGGCCGGCAGCTACCCGGACGTCCCGACCGCGGCCAAGTCGATGGGCAAGGTGCGGGCCTCGGTCTACCTGCCCGACGAGGCCCGAGCGCAGGCCTACGACCGGCTCTTCGAGATCTACCTCGACCTGCACGACCACTTCGGTCGTCGTACCACCACGATGCGTCGGCTCAAGGCGCTGCGCCGCGCTGCCGTCGCCCGAAGGGAGTCCTGA
- a CDS encoding L-ribulose-5-phosphate 4-epimerase, producing MTAVTDVADTIATLRREVCTLHEQLTRYRLVVWTAGNVSARVPGHDLLVIKPSGVSYDELTPENMVVCDLRGRVVEGEHAPSSDTEAQAYVYRELPDVGGVVHTHSTYATAWASRGEPVPCVLTMAADEFGGDIPVGPFAIIGDDSIGRGIVETLRGSRSPAVLMRNHGVFTVGPTARSAVKAAVMCEDVARTVHVARQLGTPLPIDQTDIDSLHDRYQNVYGQR from the coding sequence ATGACCGCGGTGACCGACGTCGCCGACACCATCGCCACGCTGCGCCGCGAGGTCTGCACCCTGCACGAGCAGCTCACGCGCTACCGGCTGGTGGTGTGGACGGCCGGCAACGTCTCGGCGCGGGTGCCGGGCCACGACCTGCTGGTCATCAAGCCGTCCGGGGTGTCGTACGACGAGCTGACGCCCGAGAACATGGTCGTCTGCGACCTCCGCGGCCGGGTCGTCGAGGGCGAGCACGCCCCGTCGTCGGACACCGAGGCGCAGGCCTACGTCTACCGCGAGCTGCCGGACGTCGGCGGTGTGGTGCACACGCACTCGACGTACGCCACCGCGTGGGCCAGTCGCGGCGAGCCGGTGCCGTGCGTGCTGACGATGGCCGCCGACGAGTTCGGCGGGGACATCCCGGTCGGGCCGTTCGCGATCATCGGCGACGACTCCATCGGCCGCGGGATCGTCGAGACCCTGCGGGGGAGCCGGTCGCCCGCCGTGCTGATGCGGAACCACGGCGTCTTCACCGTCGGCCCGACCGCCAGGTCGGCGGTCAAGGCCGCGGTGATGTGCGAGGACGTCGCCCGCACCGTCCACGTCGCGCGGCAGCTCGGCACGCCCCTGCCCATCGACCAGACCGACATCGACTCGCTCCACGACCGCTACCAGAACGTCTACGGCCAGCGCTGA
- the araA gene encoding L-arabinose isomerase has protein sequence MTTPSSSTSAPTPEVWFLTGSQSLYGPETLDQVAAQSQGIVERLQVTAGLPVTVVWKPVLLDAASIHRQMLEVNSAPHCVGVVAWMHTFSPAKMWIAGLDALQKPLLHLHTQAGMELPWSTIDMDFMNLNQAAHGDREFGYIQSRLGVPRKTVAGHVDSPVVAARIGQWARAAVGRRELRQLRLARFGDNMRDVAVTEGDKVEAQLRFGVSVNTYGVNDLVAVVDQVADNDVDKLVTEYADTYAVAPELLPGAERHDSLRYGARLELGLRAFLAEGEFGAFTTNFEDLGGLRQLPGLAVQRLMADGFGFGGEGDWKTSVLLRGMKVMAAGLPGGTSFMEDYTYHLVPGEEKILGAHMLEVCPTISTARPSLEVHPLAIGGREDPVRLRFTADPGPAVVAGLCDLGDRFRLTVNEIDVVEPDEALPHLPVACAVWKPRPSLSTSAESWLMAGAPHHTVLSKAVGVEVLEDFAEMTGTELLVIDADTTTRSFQRELRWNAAYHRLAARL, from the coding sequence ATGACCACCCCGTCGTCCAGCACGTCCGCCCCCACGCCGGAGGTCTGGTTCCTCACCGGGAGCCAGTCGCTCTACGGGCCCGAGACCCTCGACCAGGTCGCCGCCCAGTCGCAGGGGATCGTCGAGCGTCTCCAGGTCACCGCCGGCCTGCCGGTCACGGTCGTCTGGAAGCCGGTGCTGCTGGACGCAGCCTCGATCCACCGCCAGATGCTGGAGGTCAACAGCGCGCCGCACTGCGTGGGCGTGGTCGCCTGGATGCACACCTTCTCGCCGGCCAAGATGTGGATCGCCGGGCTCGACGCGCTCCAGAAGCCGCTGCTCCACCTGCACACCCAGGCCGGCATGGAGCTGCCGTGGTCGACGATCGACATGGACTTCATGAACCTCAACCAGGCCGCCCACGGCGATCGGGAGTTCGGCTACATCCAGTCGCGGCTCGGCGTGCCCCGCAAGACCGTGGCCGGCCACGTCGACTCCCCGGTCGTGGCCGCCCGGATCGGGCAGTGGGCCCGCGCCGCCGTCGGCCGCCGCGAGCTGCGCCAGCTGAGGCTGGCGCGCTTCGGCGACAACATGCGCGACGTCGCGGTCACCGAGGGCGACAAGGTCGAGGCCCAGCTGCGCTTCGGGGTCTCGGTCAACACCTACGGCGTCAACGACCTGGTGGCCGTGGTCGACCAGGTCGCCGACAACGACGTCGACAAGCTCGTCACCGAGTACGCCGACACCTACGCCGTCGCGCCCGAGCTGCTCCCGGGCGCGGAGCGGCACGACTCCCTGCGGTACGGCGCCCGCCTCGAGCTCGGCCTGCGCGCCTTCCTCGCCGAGGGCGAGTTCGGTGCCTTCACCACCAACTTCGAGGACCTCGGCGGCCTGCGTCAGCTCCCCGGCCTGGCCGTGCAGCGGCTGATGGCCGACGGCTTCGGCTTCGGCGGCGAGGGCGACTGGAAGACCTCGGTGCTGCTGCGCGGCATGAAGGTGATGGCCGCCGGGCTGCCGGGTGGCACCTCGTTCATGGAGGACTACACCTACCACCTGGTCCCGGGGGAGGAGAAGATCCTCGGGGCGCACATGCTCGAGGTCTGCCCGACGATCAGCACCGCCCGGCCGTCGCTGGAGGTCCACCCGCTCGCCATCGGGGGGCGCGAGGACCCGGTCCGGCTCCGGTTCACCGCCGACCCCGGCCCCGCCGTGGTCGCCGGCCTCTGCGACCTGGGCGACCGGTTCCGGCTGACGGTCAACGAGATCGACGTCGTCGAGCCCGACGAGGCGCTCCCGCACCTGCCCGTGGCGTGCGCGGTCTGGAAGCCCCGGCCCTCGCTGTCCACGTCGGCGGAGTCGTGGCTGATGGCCGGGGCGCCCCACCACACGGTGCTGTCGAAGGCGGTCGGGGTCGAGGTGCTCGAGGACTTCGCGGAGATGACCGGCACCGAGCTGCTCGTCATCGACGCCGACACCACGACCCGCTCCTTCCAGCGCGAGCTGCGCTGGAACGCTGCCTACCACCGGCTCGCCGCTCGGCTCTGA